gtctgacctcctgcacattgcaggccacagaacctcactcacccactcctgtaatagacccctaacctctggctaagTAActtaagtcctcaaatcatggtttaaagacttcaaattaccgagaatctagtttaaacctgaaagtaacctgtgccccatgctgtggaggaaggcagaaaatccccaggatctctgccaaacTGACCTGAacgaaaattccttcccaaccgcaaatatggtgatcagttagaccaggtgtgggcaaactttttggcctgaggggcACATCatgtttcgtaaattgtatggagggctggttcggggagggggtcatggcccgaccccccacctcctatctgccccccccgggactcctgccccatccaaccaccccttctccctgccccctgaccgcccccgggacccatgcccctgactgccccctgctgccccatccaacccccccccttcctgactgcccgcggacccccgccgccccatccaaccccgttTTCCCACCAACCaccatccacagccccaccctgccctgacAGTTACCTATAATTTAACATCGACTATGGCATAATAGCCCTTTTAAATGAGGAGGAATTGGGCAACCCTGAGTAGGAAGGAAGAAATAGTATCTCTTATTGTAATAaagatatggagatatacctatctcatagaactggaagggaccccgaaaggtcatcaagtccagacccctgccttcactagcaggaccaagtactgattttgccccagattcctaagtggccccctcaaggattgaactcacaaccctgggtttagcaggctaatgctcaagccactgagggaTTACTTTACACACCAGTCACCCCACGCTGCATAACACAGAAGTTAGCACACTGGCCTCCTAAACCACTGATCACAAATTTAAATCCCACTAGTAGAGCCATAGTCAGCATTAATAAGGTCTGTGACAAGATGTCGAGAAAGGCCTATGATAGGCCCAAAAGAAGATGTGGTGCAGGGAAGATGTGAAGGCTGGGTGGGGATGAGAGATGCATTGTTTGCACCTTTCTGTTTTTGGGGCTGGCCCAGGGCTACTCTGAACTATGGTCAGCCAGGAATGACCCACAGGAGCTGCTTGCTAGCTGGGAATTGCTGGAGTGCAGCAGCACATGAGTCATACCCCTTTCTTCCTGCCACAGCCTCTGTGCCAGGGCCTCAGCAGAGATCAAGCCGCTTTCTGGTGCGTTAATTCGTAAGGGGAGCAGAGCAAGGCCCAAGAGGGAGCCTGTCAGATGAGTTAACCAGGAACTAAGACAAAAGAAGGTTGTGGACGCACCCAGGAGTTTGGGTTGAGTGGGTGGAGGGGTTTTACTGAGCATTGTGTGTGAGACGGATGGGTGTGGGTGGGTAAAAAAGCAGAACAAAGAGTGATGCAGAGTAAAGCAAGAAAGCTGAGCAGTGTCCTGTGAGCTAAAGGTATAACCCTGGAAAAGCTCAACTGGAATATTACCAGGTGAGGTTTCATCCCCCTCAAAGGCAAGGGCGCCAGGCAGAgtgcagcagcaggggcaggagatGGAGAAGTTTCGCACCGTGTTGGACCTTCGCTACACCAGGAGAAAGTGAAACCTTTCTGTTTGTTTGTGAGGGTTGTACGAACTAGAGACGTCACCTCACATCCTCTTCCTTTCCTACACATAACCAAGTGAGGTTAAGGCAAGGACAAAGGCAAAGGCAAGGGAGCCGGGCAGAGTGCAGCAGCCGGGGCAGGAGATGGAGAAGTTTCGCACCGTGTTGGATTTCTGCCTCAGTCACCAGAAGGTGCTCGGTTACAGCGCCGTGTCCCTGCTGACCGCGGGCAGCGAGCGTCTCTTCTCAGCCGTGGCATTCCAATGCCCCTGCAACTCCTGGAACATGCTCTACGGCTCTGTCTTCCTGCTGGTGCCTGCCCTGATCCTCTTCCTTCTTGGCTACCTGCTGAACGTCAGGGCCTGGCGGCTGTTCACTGGCTGCTGCGCCTCAGGCAAGTGGAGCTGCTGGCGCTTCTTTAGGGTGCTGTGGCTGGTGACGGTGAGTGCTGCTGTGGCCCCACTCACCTGGATCGCAGTGGCCCTGCTTGGGGCCAACTTCTATGAGTGCGCAGCAAGTGggagcagcctgttgcagaggCACCTGTGCCAAGGCAGAGGGACTCAGTGCCATGAGCAGGTGGCCAGAATACCCTGTGGTGAGACTCTCCCCCAAGAGGCACAGACATCTGTGAACATTCGGGCTCAGTCCCAGGTATGATCTCTTCCATCCTTTGATTTATCCTATTGGCTTTAGCCACATGGAGGTGCATTGGACGTGGAGTGATTTCTGGAGAGATGGAGGGGCAACATAAGTAGTTCAGTTAAAGTAGGTGCCACCTCAGCTTACTTGTGCTGATGTGATGGCCTAGGGATGCAGCCTCAAGGCTataatatgaaaa
This genomic window from Emys orbicularis isolate rEmyOrb1 chromosome 3, rEmyOrb1.hap1, whole genome shotgun sequence contains:
- the LOC135876680 gene encoding calcium homeostasis modulator protein 6-like: MEKFRTVLDFCLSHQKVLGYSAVSLLTAGSERLFSAVAFQCPCNSWNMLYGSVFLLVPALILFLLGYLLNVRAWRLFTGCCASGKWSCWRFFRVLWLVTVSAAVAPLTWIAVALLGANFYECAASGSSLLQRHLCQGRGTQCHEQVARIPCGETLPQEAQTSVNIRAQSQVLGWIVIASIMALVLAVTCINRCRSPVSFLQLRFWKIYLEKEREVFERKAKEHATKLAERNLKCFFESTVPEPFQTPSNKDWQQISSLYAFNTKGQYYSMIHKYISANRGTSIRSTEEDVFSPALGFVDGTDFNETGTL